From Venturia canescens isolate UGA chromosome 3, ASM1945775v1, whole genome shotgun sequence:
GAACGCAGCGATTGCACCGAGCGTACGAGCTTGATTGAACGCCGGATAAACCGGGGCGATAAGAACGGGCGGAGAGTCGTCGAGCTAACGCCAGGGATCGAGCACGCAATGACGGAACCCAAGGGGAGCCTTTTTCTCATCGCTTTCGTCCTGCTCCTCGGTGATTCTTCGAGCACCCTTCCCCTCGGCATATTGAAAGAGATCCACGATTATTACACCGGGTTTCCGCCACCGCCGAAGGGTCTCCTCGGGGACGCCGATCCCTTGAGAAACGAGTACGACTTCGTGATCGTAGGCGCCGGTTCCGGCGGCTCTGTTCTCGCTAACCGTTTGACAGAAATTCATCAGTGGAACGTGCTCCTCCTCGAGGCCGGGAAGGACGAGATTTTCCTCACGGACATTCCCCTTTTCGCGCCCTTGATGCAGATCACCGCTTACAACTGGGGCTACAAAACTGAACCGAGCGGGAACGGGAGCTCGGGCTACTGCCTCGCCATGATCGAGGGCCGCTGCAACTGGCCACGCGGCAAAGCCGTCGGCGGCACCTCCGTCATCAATTACATGATTCATTCCCGCGGCTCCCAGGCCGATTACGACGCCTGGTCGGCCCTCGGGAACCCCGGCTGGTCCTACGAGCAAGTTCTCCCTTATTTCGAGCGCTCCGAGAACGTCAAGTTCGACGACAACACTCCTGGAATTAGAACGAAGGGGAAACGGGGCAAAAACGGCTACCTCGACGTAACCACGGTCCCCTACGTCTCACCCTTGAGGGACTCGTTCCTTCGAGCTGGCGAAGAAATCGGCTACTCCCTCAAGGACTACAACGACCGAGACCCCCTCGGCTTCGGCCCTGCTCAGGTCAACCTTCGCAACGGACGACGCGTCAGCGCCAGCAAAGCTTTCCTCAGACCCATCCGATATCGGGCCAACTTACATCTCTCCAAACACTCAAAAGTCACGAAAATCATCATCGACCCCAAAAGCAAAACTGCCGTTGGCGTTGAGTTCATTAAAAACAGACAAAGGTTAcgagattttttcatctcgcttCTCAACCCATCCATTTTCAGCcgtttttcactctttcgattcatccGGAAGCGCTTCGAACGCTCAATCGAGAGTCCTTTCCATATTTACGGAAATACTTACAATAATTACTTTTGCTCGAAATGGTCCTGACATTTTGTTCAACATTAtcatcgagaaaaaattatatggGGTTTCGTTTTAGAGAGGGGGAGGTACAAAAAccggaaaaaaagatttttagaaaaattctaatgaaatTCCCGTTTCTTCGCTATTGTCgcatcaatgaaaaatggtcCCAACATTTTTGGCAACCCATAATactgatgaaaaattatattacgatgaatttcattaatagGGATGGtcaaaaaaacacaattttgtttttattagcgaaatttcaatttcttagCTACTGTAATCAGTAATTCTTTCAGTATTCGTTCTTCTTCTTATTTCGTATTCTGATTTTCTCACCTTCCCCTTCGTGATTTTTTCCAGATTtaataagaaaattttcaataaaactttTACCTTCCCCCTCTCTAAAATTCATCGCGGTATCATTTTTTATGGATGATAATgcttagaaaaaaatgtggcatGCCTATTTTAGCTTTGAGTTATTgtgatttcgaaaaaattctcacgtcCTCGCAACTGCGAGGACTTTCTCTacttttatttcgttatttctaATACAAAAATCCGACTTTTAGCTCTTTCGATTAATGAACGAATTCCAGATTTCCAACTGTTGGGTTTCCTCATCATAATTTGTGCCCGTAAATGCGAATCGGCTAAATCCATTAAATCGATGGAGCCTCGTAGCTTTTTATCTCCTTTTCGTCATTATTGTTGCGGCTAACAAAGATGACTGTAAAAGACGATTATTATCTTACCCATAATAGAAAAAAGTCGTTATTCAAACGAGTCCGTTGCTCGGTTTAATAATtgtttctaaaataaaaataacgtttCTCACAACGATGCTCGTAAGAAGCCGTAAGAACTCAATGGGGCCATGAATTCCATAAATTACTCTCATAGACTTCGGTGGCGAAGCGCACTAACGCAGTTTTACGACTCGCCGATACGAAGAATCGTCAAGCACATTGATAATAatggagaaaatgaaaatgcttTCAGGTATTTCGTAAAAGCGAAGAAAGAAGTGCTCCTGAGCGCAGGGACCCTGAACTCCCCCCAGCTGCTGATGCTCTCGGGTGTTGGACCGAGAAAACATCTCGAGGATTTGGGCATCGGCGTCATCGAGGACTTGCCGGTCGGCTACAATCTTCAGGATCATACGAGCATGGGCGCCTTGACCTTTCTCGTCAATGAGACCATCACCATCGTCGAATCTCGAGTCTTCTCTGATCCAGCCAACACCCTCAAGTACTTGACCAAAGGAAAAGGCCCGCTCACGCTCCCCGGAGGCGCTGAAGCCATCGCCTTCGTCAATACCAAACGAAAACCTCCCCTTAAGCCCGGTAACGTTCAAAGAATACTGACAAACGCGATTATTGGGTCGTTTCGATTGcagttttcgagttttttcacaTCGTATAGAACATAGAAACGCAAGTTCTGGCGTTTCATCGCGTTTACTTCTTAAGCTCCTGAGATTAAGGTCGTTGATAACgcggattttttcaatcgcagGATCGCCGAAGAAGAAATCGTTACCAGCTTCCGACAACTCGTTCAACAGTCTCGAAAGCCCCCTCGCGACGGAGAGCAAGGCGAAGAACTCGAGCTTTTCGAATGGACAAAAGACGAGCGAAGGGATAATAGAGAAGGCTCCGGAGATACCGGACATCGAGCTCGTGCTCGGCTCGGGATCATTGACCGGCGATGCTTCCGGCAGCTTGAGAAGCATCTACGGCATTTCGGAGGAATGGTACGAGAGGGTGTTCCACGAATACAAGGGCCTCGATGCTTTTAGCATCGTTCCGGTGCTCCTCCATCCGAAAAGTCGTGGCCGAGTCAAACTGAGAAGTGCCAATCCGTTCTATTGGCCGGTCCTCGAAGCCAATTATTTCGATGACCAGGATGACCTTGACACGATGGTCAGAGGCATAAAGAAGGTGAGGGAAGCACGCTGGAAAATCGAGATGCCAAAACCCTCGAAATTCGAGTGAAATTTTGTCCCCAACTTCGTCCCCAACTGTGACGAAATCGACGAAGAAACAActcgaaactttttcatttttcgctcAAAAATATGACTCGCTCGACTTTCGTTGTGAATCAACGCAATCGAAATGACAAAAATCTCGCGATCAAACACGTCATTATTTCCCGAGATTAGATCGTCCTtgcggaaaaaataaaaaattcttctccaaGGCCGTGCTGGGTACCAGGCTTTCTTTTATGCAAATcagacgatgaaaaaaataaatgctaaTCTTCAACTTTGATATTGATTCATT
This genomic window contains:
- the LOC122408373 gene encoding glucose dehydrogenase [FAD, quinone]-like, translated to MTEPKGSLFLIAFVLLLGDSSSTLPLGILKEIHDYYTGFPPPPKGLLGDADPLRNEYDFVIVGAGSGGSVLANRLTEIHQWNVLLLEAGKDEIFLTDIPLFAPLMQITAYNWGYKTEPSGNGSSGYCLAMIEGRCNWPRGKAVGGTSVINYMIHSRGSQADYDAWSALGNPGWSYEQVLPYFERSENVKFDDNTPGIRTKGKRGKNGYLDVTTVPYVSPLRDSFLRAGEEIGYSLKDYNDRDPLGFGPAQVNLRNGRRVSASKAFLRPIRYRANLHLSKHSKVTKIIIDPKSKTAVGVEFIKNRQRYFVKAKKEVLLSAGTLNSPQLLMLSGVGPRKHLEDLGIGVIEDLPVGYNLQDHTSMGALTFLVNETITIVESRVFSDPANTLKYLTKGKGPLTLPGGAEAIAFVNTKRKPPLKPGSPKKKSLPASDNSFNSLESPLATESKAKNSSFSNGQKTSEGIIEKAPEIPDIELVLGSGSLTGDASGSLRSIYGISEEWYERVFHEYKGLDAFSIVPVLLHPKSRGRVKLRSANPFYWPVLEANYFDDQDDLDTMVRGIKKAIEVASTRAFERFNTSLLPVTFPGCNHLEFNTDEYWSCAARQVSTTLGHFVGTCKMSPRENEGVVDARLRVHGIKGLRVVDASIMPLLVSGHTNAPTYMIGEKASDMIKQDWLTYDKSFK